One segment of Balneolaceae bacterium DNA contains the following:
- a CDS encoding GlmU family protein translates to MQLCFFEDAFHRKCFPLTLTRPVDDLRTGIFTLGEKWRRALKAETSARILRPELKGVFGEGRVTADESCYWINARFLPEEDLLAEISDLKPGSCLMHDGTVVAACAEGERSAAWLEQGQPDFNELFVIEVPRFHALRNLWDLFQKNGGQIRADLKLLETPGHDAPGLSPAASLVHPERIHIAKDATVEPGCVLHAGDGPIYIGKGATVMAGSVLRGPLAVCEGSTIKAGAKIYGGTTIGPVCKVGGEVNNSIFHSYSNKAHDGFTGNSLFGQWVNLGADTNTSNLKNNYSTIRITDWESRTEIETGQQFLGTVMGDHSKTAINTQLNTGTVCGVCCNIFSSDFPPKLIPSFSWVGSNVIQPYRLQAAYDAMEAMMARRDVELTDPYREMMRLIFNSEH, encoded by the coding sequence ATGCAGCTGTGCTTCTTTGAAGATGCATTTCACAGGAAATGTTTCCCGCTGACATTGACACGTCCCGTGGACGACCTCCGCACGGGTATTTTTACCCTGGGCGAAAAGTGGCGGCGTGCCCTTAAGGCTGAGACAAGCGCGCGCATCCTGCGTCCGGAACTGAAAGGGGTCTTCGGGGAGGGGAGGGTGACGGCCGACGAATCCTGCTACTGGATCAACGCCCGCTTCCTGCCGGAAGAAGATCTTCTGGCTGAAATAAGCGACCTAAAACCGGGCAGCTGCCTGATGCATGACGGTACGGTGGTCGCCGCCTGCGCCGAGGGGGAACGCTCCGCCGCATGGCTGGAGCAAGGCCAACCCGATTTTAACGAGCTCTTTGTGATTGAGGTCCCCCGCTTCCACGCCCTCCGCAACCTGTGGGACCTCTTCCAGAAGAACGGGGGACAGATCCGCGCCGATCTGAAGCTCCTGGAGACGCCAGGGCACGACGCGCCCGGACTCTCCCCCGCCGCCTCACTGGTGCATCCCGAGCGTATTCACATCGCGAAGGACGCCACCGTGGAACCCGGCTGCGTGCTTCACGCGGGCGACGGCCCCATCTATATCGGCAAGGGCGCCACCGTCATGGCCGGCTCGGTGCTGCGCGGTCCACTGGCGGTCTGCGAGGGCTCCACCATCAAGGCAGGCGCCAAAATCTACGGGGGCACCACCATCGGACCGGTCTGCAAGGTGGGCGGGGAGGTCAACAACAGCATCTTCCACTCCTACTCCAACAAGGCCCACGACGGATTCACCGGCAACTCCCTCTTCGGGCAATGGGTCAACCTGGGCGCCGACACCAACACCTCCAACCTGAAGAACAACTACAGCACCATCCGCATCACCGACTGGGAAAGCCGCACGGAGATTGAGACGGGCCAGCAGTTCCTGGGCACAGTAATGGGCGACCACAGCAAGACCGCCATTAACACGCAGCTCAACACCGGCACCGTGTGCGGAGTCTGCTGCAACATCTTCTCCTCGGACTTTCCGCCCAAGCTTATCCCCTCCTTCAGCTGGGTGGGCTCCAATGTGATCCAGCCCTACCGCCTGCAGGCCGCCTACGATGCGATGGAGGCCATGATGGCGCGCCGCGACGTGGAGCTGACGGACCCCTACCGTGAAATGATGCGGCTCATTTTCAATTCAGAGCACTGA